In Mytilus trossulus isolate FHL-02 chromosome 14, PNRI_Mtr1.1.1.hap1, whole genome shotgun sequence, a genomic segment contains:
- the LOC134697413 gene encoding glucosamine-6-phosphate isomerase 2-like, which produces MRLVILDNYDYVSEWAAKYIRRRIKDFNPGPDKYFTLGLPTGGTPLGTYKKLIEFIQQGKLSFKYVKTFNMDEYVAIPRDHPESYHSFMWNNFFKHIDIDPKNAHILDGNATDLIKECNDYEKKITDAGGIELFVGGIGPDGHIAFNEPGSSLVSRTRIKTLNNDTIIANARFFGGDLSKVPKQALTVGVQTVMDAREVMILITGAHKAYAMHKAIEEGVSHMWTVSAFQQHPQTIFICDEDATLELKVKTVKYFKGLMDLHNQLIEEK; this is translated from the exons atgAGACTAGTCATTCTTGATAACTACGATTATGTCAGTGAATGGGCAGCTAAATATATTAGGCGTAGAATTAAAGATTTTAACCCTGGACCAGATAAATACTTCACATTAGGTTTACCTACAG gtggTACTCCATTAGGAACTtataaaaagttaatagaaTTCATCCAACAAGGGAAGCTATCCTTCAAATATGTCAAGACTTTCAATATGGATGAGTATGTTG ctATACCAAGGGACCATCCTGAGAGTTATCATTCCTTTATGTGGAACAATTTCTTCAAACACATTGACATAGACCCAAAGAATGCCCACATACTGGATGGCAATGCTACAGATTTAATAAAAGAGTGTAATGATTACGAGAAAAAGATCACAGATGCTGGTGGGATTGAACTGTTTGTTGGAG GTATTGGCCCTGATGGTCATATAGCTTTCAATGAACCAGGATCCAGTCTGGTGTCAAGAACTCGTATCAAGACACTAAATAACGACACAATTATTGCTAATGCTAGATTTTTTGGAGGAGATCTGTCTAAAGTTCCTAAACAGGCCTTGACCGTTGGTGTTCAAACTGTAATGGATGCAAGGGAG GTGATGATTCTGATCACAGGAGCCCATAAAGCATACGCAATGCACAAAGCGATAGAAGAGGGTGTCAGTCACATGTGGACCGTCTCAGCATTCCAACAACATCCACAGACGATTTTTATCTGTGACGAAGATGCAACGTTAGAGCTGAAAGTCAAAACAGTCAAGTATTTCAAAGGCTTGATGGATCTTCATAATCAGCTGATTGAAGAGAAATGA